In Erigeron canadensis isolate Cc75 chromosome 6, C_canadensis_v1, whole genome shotgun sequence, the following are encoded in one genomic region:
- the LOC122605988 gene encoding pentatricopeptide repeat-containing protein At5g03800 isoform X2 has product MATINVLKPPPLYLPSSSSSSPKSIQQKQKHHTKKDPYTNLLNLSVQNNNTHLTKSIHASFLKLPIKKTYIFNTLISSYFKLALPSYAYKVFDKCITNPDVVTFTSLISWFAKSSSGFNESVGFFFEMRDVGIVPNAYTFVAILTACGRVLDSGLGCQVHGLVVKLGFVDDGYVGNALMGFYGKCGGFLDNVVKVFDEMSERRIVNISSWNTVISCLVKEGLVEKALELSRDLLKSDLGFEVDGFTVSTVLSGCTERGGVMDGRAVHARVIKFGLDDDLSVGNALIGFYSKHGNVKDVVRLFDRMAVKDVITWTQMISVYMDSGLVEMAVDVFEKMPERNCVSYNALLHGFCQNGFSSRALCMFCRMVEDGVELDDFSLTIVINACGFFADKSTSEMIHGFVLKCGFGSNDRIESALLDMCTKCGRMSDAEEMFHSQSLTQNSSIIWTSMICGYARNGLPYEALEMFFKGQAENSLFIDEIVSTTVLGVCATLGFDKIGEQIHSSALKLDLFYDIKVGNALIGMYSKCGNMIAAIKAFNNMKQRDVVSWNSLMAGYIFHKQGDSALDLWESMKWENIKPDSITTLLIISAYTHTASNMVSECYTFFQSMETTYGIEPDSNHYTSLVSVFGKWGLLEEAEDIIKKMPYEPSPFVWRALLDSSRTHMNTVIGKKAAKEILAKKPNDPSTYILVSNLYSASGRWHCSETTREEMREKGFQKRPGKSWIIHDNKVHSFYARDKSHTQSKDIYSGLDILVLECLKIGYMPDTSFVLHEVEEHQKRDFLYYHSAKLAVTYGLLMNKGRMPVRVMKNILLCGDCHAFFKYVSIVTKREIQVRDASGFHCFVNGECTCKV; this is encoded by the exons ATGGCTACAATTAACGTCCTCAAACCACCCCCTCTCTAtcttccatcttcttcttcttcttcaccaaAATCCATCcagcaaaaacaaaaacatcacACCAAAAAAGACCCCTACACAAACTTACTCAATCTTTCAGTCCAAAACAACAACACCCATCTTACAAAATCAATCCACGCTTCATTTCTCAAACTCCCTATTAAAAAAACTTACATTTTCAACACCCTAATTTCATCTTATTTCAAATTAGCCCTTCCAAGTTATGCAtacaaagtgtttgataaatGTATCACCAACCCAGATGTTGTTACATTCACTTCACTCATATCTTGGTTTGCTAAGTCAAGTAGTGGGTTTAATGAATCTGTTGGGTTTTTCTTCGAAATGCGGGACGTTGGTATCGTCCCGAATGCGTATACTTTTGTTGCCATTTTGACTGCTTGTGGTCGGGTTTTGGATTCGGGTTTGGGTTGTCAAGTTCATGGGCTGGTTGTTAAACTTGggtttgttgatgatggttaTGTGGGTAATGCTTTAATGGGGTTTTATGGGAAATGTGGTGGTTTTTTGGATAATGTAgttaaggtgtttgatgaaatgtctgagAGAAGAATTGTGAATATTTCTTCTTGGAATACGGTTATTTCGTGTTTGGTTAAGGAGGGTTTGGTTGAAAAAGCGTTGGAGTTGTCTCGTGATTTGTTGAAAAGTGATTTAGGATTTGAAGTTGACGGGTTTACTGTTTCGACAGTTTTGAGTGGCTGTACTGAACGTGGTGGGGTCATGGATGGGCGTGCGGTTCATGCCCGTGTAATAAAGTTTGGTTTGGATGACGATTTGAGCGTTGGTAACGCGCTAATTGGATTCTATAGCAAACACGGTAACGTAAAGGACGTGGTGCGTTTGTTTGATAGAATGGCTGTTAAAGATGTGATTACCTGGACACAAATGATATCGGTGTATATGGATTCTGGACTTGTTGAGATGGCGGTGgatgtttttgaaaaaatgCCTGAGAGGAACTGTGTTTCGTATAATGCCCTTTTACACGGATTTTGTCAAAATGGTTTTTCGTCAAGAGCTTTGTGTATGTTTTGCAGGATGGTGGAAGATGGTGTAGAGTTGGATGATTTCTCCTTGACAATTGTTATCAATGCTTGTGGGTTTTTTGCAGATAAAAGCACCAGTGAAATGATTCATGGATTCGTTTTAAAGTGTGGGTTTGGGTCAAATGACCGGATTGAATCTGCGTTGCTTGATATGTGCACAAAATGCGGAAGGATGTCAGATGCAGAAGAAATGTTCCATTCCCAGTCATTAACCCAAAACAGTTCGATTATATGGACATCAATGATTTGTGGGTATGCTAGAAACGGGCTTCCGTATGAAGCACTCGAGATGTTCTTCAAAGGTCAAGCTGAAAACAGCTTGTTCATTGATGAAATTGTATCGACTACCGTCCTTGGTGTCTGCGCGACACTAGGGTTTGACAAAATCGGTGAGCAAATCCATTCCAGTGCCTTGAAATTAgatttattttatgatataaaagTTGGAAATGCATTAATTGGAATGTATAGTAAATGTGGCAACATGATTGCTGCCATTAAGGCTTTCAATAACATGAAACAGCGTGACGTTGTTTCTTGGAATAGTTTGATGGCTGGTTATATCTTTCACAAGCAAGGGGACAGCGCCTTAGATTTATGGGAAAGCATGAAATGGGAAAACATAAAGCCAGATTCGATTACTACCCTCTTGATAATATCAGCATACACACACACCGCCTCAAATATGGTTAGCGAGTGTTATACATTTTTTCAGTCCATGGAAACCACTTACGGCATTGAACCTGATTCAAATCATTACACGTCATTGGTTAGTGTTTTTGGGAAATGGGGTCTACTTGAAGAGGCTGAGGACATTATCAAGAAAATGCCTTATGAACCAAGCCCTTTTGTATGGAGAGCTTTACTTGATAGTTCTAGAACTCATATGAATACTGTTATTGGCAAAAAGGCTGCAAAAGAAATTCTTGCTAagaagcctaatgatccatcgaCATACATACTTGTATCAAATTTATATTCCGCTTCTGGGAGATGGCATTGTTCTGAAACAACACGTGAAGAGATGAGAGAAAAAGGCTTTCAAAAACGACCTGGAAAAAGCTGGATTATTCATGACAACAAGGTTCATTCGTTCTATGCAAGAGATAAATCTCATACCCAATCTAAAGACATTTATAGTGGGCTAGACattttagttttggaatgcttgAAAATTGGGTATATGCCGGATACTAGTTTTGTGCTTCATGAAGTGGAGGAGCATCAGAAAAGGGATTTTTTGTACTACCATAGTGCAAAACTAGCTGTCACTTATGGTCTTTTAATGAATAAAGGTAGAATGCCAGTTCGTGTTATGAAGAATATCCTTCTTTGTGGGGACTGTCATGCTTTCTTTAAGTATGTTTCTATTGTCACCAAGAGGGAGATTCAAGTGCGGGATGCTTCAGGGTTCCATTGTTTTGTCAATGGTGAATGTACATGCAAAG TTTGA
- the LOC122605988 gene encoding pentatricopeptide repeat-containing protein At5g03800 isoform X1 encodes MATINVLKPPPLYLPSSSSSSPKSIQQKQKHHTKKDPYTNLLNLSVQNNNTHLTKSIHASFLKLPIKKTYIFNTLISSYFKLALPSYAYKVFDKCITNPDVVTFTSLISWFAKSSSGFNESVGFFFEMRDVGIVPNAYTFVAILTACGRVLDSGLGCQVHGLVVKLGFVDDGYVGNALMGFYGKCGGFLDNVVKVFDEMSERRIVNISSWNTVISCLVKEGLVEKALELSRDLLKSDLGFEVDGFTVSTVLSGCTERGGVMDGRAVHARVIKFGLDDDLSVGNALIGFYSKHGNVKDVVRLFDRMAVKDVITWTQMISVYMDSGLVEMAVDVFEKMPERNCVSYNALLHGFCQNGFSSRALCMFCRMVEDGVELDDFSLTIVINACGFFADKSTSEMIHGFVLKCGFGSNDRIESALLDMCTKCGRMSDAEEMFHSQSLTQNSSIIWTSMICGYARNGLPYEALEMFFKGQAENSLFIDEIVSTTVLGVCATLGFDKIGEQIHSSALKLDLFYDIKVGNALIGMYSKCGNMIAAIKAFNNMKQRDVVSWNSLMAGYIFHKQGDSALDLWESMKWENIKPDSITTLLIISAYTHTASNMVSECYTFFQSMETTYGIEPDSNHYTSLVSVFGKWGLLEEAEDIIKKMPYEPSPFVWRALLDSSRTHMNTVIGKKAAKEILAKKPNDPSTYILVSNLYSASGRWHCSETTREEMREKGFQKRPGKSWIIHDNKVHSFYARDKSHTQSKDIYSGLDILVLECLKIGYMPDTSFVLHEVEEHQKRDFLYYHSAKLAVTYGLLMNKGRMPVRVMKNILLCGDCHAFFKYVSIVTKREIQVRDASGFHCFVNGECTCKEFVMAV; translated from the exons ATGGCTACAATTAACGTCCTCAAACCACCCCCTCTCTAtcttccatcttcttcttcttcttcaccaaAATCCATCcagcaaaaacaaaaacatcacACCAAAAAAGACCCCTACACAAACTTACTCAATCTTTCAGTCCAAAACAACAACACCCATCTTACAAAATCAATCCACGCTTCATTTCTCAAACTCCCTATTAAAAAAACTTACATTTTCAACACCCTAATTTCATCTTATTTCAAATTAGCCCTTCCAAGTTATGCAtacaaagtgtttgataaatGTATCACCAACCCAGATGTTGTTACATTCACTTCACTCATATCTTGGTTTGCTAAGTCAAGTAGTGGGTTTAATGAATCTGTTGGGTTTTTCTTCGAAATGCGGGACGTTGGTATCGTCCCGAATGCGTATACTTTTGTTGCCATTTTGACTGCTTGTGGTCGGGTTTTGGATTCGGGTTTGGGTTGTCAAGTTCATGGGCTGGTTGTTAAACTTGggtttgttgatgatggttaTGTGGGTAATGCTTTAATGGGGTTTTATGGGAAATGTGGTGGTTTTTTGGATAATGTAgttaaggtgtttgatgaaatgtctgagAGAAGAATTGTGAATATTTCTTCTTGGAATACGGTTATTTCGTGTTTGGTTAAGGAGGGTTTGGTTGAAAAAGCGTTGGAGTTGTCTCGTGATTTGTTGAAAAGTGATTTAGGATTTGAAGTTGACGGGTTTACTGTTTCGACAGTTTTGAGTGGCTGTACTGAACGTGGTGGGGTCATGGATGGGCGTGCGGTTCATGCCCGTGTAATAAAGTTTGGTTTGGATGACGATTTGAGCGTTGGTAACGCGCTAATTGGATTCTATAGCAAACACGGTAACGTAAAGGACGTGGTGCGTTTGTTTGATAGAATGGCTGTTAAAGATGTGATTACCTGGACACAAATGATATCGGTGTATATGGATTCTGGACTTGTTGAGATGGCGGTGgatgtttttgaaaaaatgCCTGAGAGGAACTGTGTTTCGTATAATGCCCTTTTACACGGATTTTGTCAAAATGGTTTTTCGTCAAGAGCTTTGTGTATGTTTTGCAGGATGGTGGAAGATGGTGTAGAGTTGGATGATTTCTCCTTGACAATTGTTATCAATGCTTGTGGGTTTTTTGCAGATAAAAGCACCAGTGAAATGATTCATGGATTCGTTTTAAAGTGTGGGTTTGGGTCAAATGACCGGATTGAATCTGCGTTGCTTGATATGTGCACAAAATGCGGAAGGATGTCAGATGCAGAAGAAATGTTCCATTCCCAGTCATTAACCCAAAACAGTTCGATTATATGGACATCAATGATTTGTGGGTATGCTAGAAACGGGCTTCCGTATGAAGCACTCGAGATGTTCTTCAAAGGTCAAGCTGAAAACAGCTTGTTCATTGATGAAATTGTATCGACTACCGTCCTTGGTGTCTGCGCGACACTAGGGTTTGACAAAATCGGTGAGCAAATCCATTCCAGTGCCTTGAAATTAgatttattttatgatataaaagTTGGAAATGCATTAATTGGAATGTATAGTAAATGTGGCAACATGATTGCTGCCATTAAGGCTTTCAATAACATGAAACAGCGTGACGTTGTTTCTTGGAATAGTTTGATGGCTGGTTATATCTTTCACAAGCAAGGGGACAGCGCCTTAGATTTATGGGAAAGCATGAAATGGGAAAACATAAAGCCAGATTCGATTACTACCCTCTTGATAATATCAGCATACACACACACCGCCTCAAATATGGTTAGCGAGTGTTATACATTTTTTCAGTCCATGGAAACCACTTACGGCATTGAACCTGATTCAAATCATTACACGTCATTGGTTAGTGTTTTTGGGAAATGGGGTCTACTTGAAGAGGCTGAGGACATTATCAAGAAAATGCCTTATGAACCAAGCCCTTTTGTATGGAGAGCTTTACTTGATAGTTCTAGAACTCATATGAATACTGTTATTGGCAAAAAGGCTGCAAAAGAAATTCTTGCTAagaagcctaatgatccatcgaCATACATACTTGTATCAAATTTATATTCCGCTTCTGGGAGATGGCATTGTTCTGAAACAACACGTGAAGAGATGAGAGAAAAAGGCTTTCAAAAACGACCTGGAAAAAGCTGGATTATTCATGACAACAAGGTTCATTCGTTCTATGCAAGAGATAAATCTCATACCCAATCTAAAGACATTTATAGTGGGCTAGACattttagttttggaatgcttgAAAATTGGGTATATGCCGGATACTAGTTTTGTGCTTCATGAAGTGGAGGAGCATCAGAAAAGGGATTTTTTGTACTACCATAGTGCAAAACTAGCTGTCACTTATGGTCTTTTAATGAATAAAGGTAGAATGCCAGTTCGTGTTATGAAGAATATCCTTCTTTGTGGGGACTGTCATGCTTTCTTTAAGTATGTTTCTATTGTCACCAAGAGGGAGATTCAAGTGCGGGATGCTTCAGGGTTCCATTGTTTTGTCAATGGTGAATGTACATGCAAAG AATTTGTTATGGCAGTTTGA